From one Babesia bovis T2Bo chromosome 3, whole genome shotgun sequence genomic stretch:
- a CDS encoding pentatricopeptide repeat domain containing protein — MCRRRPNQCHGILKYLISTLLLIWIIGCHRLATQKRNLELYAVLAVHNAKRWVRYYNIGNDTVVLPRVLHTDRTGRSVNPSFIGTYVVQGNGRARSPYTNVTDSINVVGDDNGVTHFVLYLSESHDGSHGHWTRHYAANQPDTGKPHDYENSICSDLVANVVGLNEDTAISQKNDSVVPENEDLEEAKPGRVTEEDIIKMKAALAMDTTLGINFVKCIETLQTSPYCTVSPQTIAYNSVLSAAERNANASLTLAVMDDMRKKENVIDGVSYKLAIVTCAKCGYTKDALDLYEEMIRNKHPVDHGVMRALMTPLAKEGKAIECLSVFNDMKGLDKIAQDGDTFLQIQDYIKAIEACSKAHMYDDALKMYKELRSSKIYKTNTDLITHVLELFNAMGNSNDALELYAEYLEEGNTMTPYQYKLLLTTLFMTRKYNQIESIYQNMRQNATDIDQNIYQIVLESYAKTGHYKNAMEIINAMELAKMLKDSYLPFIAAAEACEQTGEWKIALQLLRRANEHNKYKSIEMYNTVLAVCATAEEWDIMVSLYLEIENVCKQTREVTNGFALSGDTLAYAIMAYFYNDEVKQAENLLQKPIKDTPLLMKIRKNLQTPQTG, encoded by the exons ATGTGCCGTCGTAGACCTAACCAATGCCACGGTATTCTCAAATATTTGATCTCCACATTGCTGTTAATATGGATAATAGGCTGTCATCGGCTCGCAACACAAAAGAGAAACTTAGAACTGTACGCTGTATTGGCAGTACATAATGCAAAGAGATGGGTAAGATACTACAACATTGGTAACGATACAGTTGTTCTACCTCGGGTTTTGCATACTGATCGAACGGGAAGGTCAGTTAATCCATCATTCATTGGTACGTACGTTGTACAAGGAAATGGTAGAGCTAGATCACCTTACACCAATGTGACAGATTCTATTAATGTAGTCGGCGACGATAATGGTGTTACGcattttgtgttatatttgaGTGAATCACATGATGGAAGTCATGGACATTGGACCAGACATTACGCTGCCAATCAACCAGATACGGGGAAACCTCATGATTATGAAAACAGTATCTGTAGTGATCTTGTGGCCAATGTAGTGGGACTTAATGAAGACACAGccatatcgcaaaaaaATG ATAGTGTAGTCCCTGAAAACGAAGACTTAGAAGAGGCTAAGCCTGGGAGAGTTACAGAAGAGGATATCATTAAAATGAAAgcagcattggcaatggataCTACACTGGGCATAAACTTTGTAAAGTGTATAGAAACGTTACAAACATCACCATATTGCA CGGTGTCGCCACAAACTATAGCATACAATTCAGTGCTATCAGCAGCTGAAAGAAATGCTAATGCAAGCTTAACGTTGGCTGTCATGGACGATATGCGTAAGAAGGAAAATGTTATAGATGGAGTTAGCTATAAACTGGCAATTGTAACATGCGCTAAATGCGGATACACAAAAGATGCACTCGATTTATATGAGGAAATGATAAGAAATAAGCATCCAGTAGACCACGGTGTTATGCGAGCACTAATGACTCCACTGGCAAAAGAAGGGAAAGCCATAGAATGCCTTAGCGTCTTTAACGACATGAAAGGTCTAGATAAAATCGCACAAGATGGAGATACATTCTTACAAATACAAGATTATATCAAAGCTATTGAAGCTTGCTCAAAAGCACACATGTATGATGATGCATTGAAAATGTATAAAGAGTTACGAAGCtccaaaatatacaaaactAATACGGATCTTATAACCCATGTATTAGAGCTTTTTAACGCTATGGGTAATAGTAATGATGCATTGGAACTGTATGCCGAATACTTAGAAGAAGGAAATACAATGACTCCATATCAATACAAACTTCTCTTGACAACTTTGTTCATGACAAGAAAATATAACCAAATTGAATCAATATACCAAAATATGAGGCAAAATGCAACTGATATCGACCAAAACATATACCAAATTGTACTGGAGTCATATGCTAAAACGGGACATTATAAAAACGCAATGGAAATAATAAATGCCATGGAGTTAGCAAAAATGTTGAAAGACTCATATTTACCGTTTATCGCAGCAGCAGAAGCATGTGAGCAAACAGGAGAATGGAAAATAGCATTACAATTGCTAAGAAGAGCTAATGAACACAATAAATACAAATCCATTGAAATGTACAATACCGTCCTTGCCGTATGTGCTACTGCAGAGGAATGGGATATAATGGTATCACTTTACCTAGAAATAGAAAATGTGTGCAAGCAGACAAGAGAAGTTACCAATGGTTTTGCCCTAAGCGGCGACACACTCGCTTATGCAATTATGGCATACTTTTATAACGACGAAGTCAAGCAAGCTGAGAATCTACTCCAAAAACCAATAAAAGATACACCTTTACTAATGAAAATTAGGAAGAATCTTCAAACTCCACAAACCGGCTAA
- a CDS encoding Triose-phosphate Transporter family protein yields the protein MDSDKQHLQIEEDYNFYLISEGYTNPYNENPQVVNLQNISLVKRNNLNNIRSMETASTENTVSQNVVRTTNEVTENGDRLMTVSLPYDAECDTDYEISITESAGDKKEMLQDNGNDEDKSFCKTRYRLFPFNVDLLLYMVIFVITNSAQPLLICLLRQKGGAPTGSYTFLIPTYLAMICVGTYPTKKSIWEESWKYPFMLSGMDILHQVIEKAGLIWCGPSIYTIAGSTNTMFLAVLSKLILNKDITLVTWASLSLISGSIAVSGFTQMNEITALQCIGFVLVVTAAFVNALNSIISEDILRKKKIEGPNLVSMMGIISLTIFVIWSLVFTIPQRHVLFNTKGGVNPFDLSAVVTLLVVLFVSNFFRSSVYYYIIKEAGSVCCGVLKAVRIVVVVVGSHFLFAYTDSSQAMNTSKMISSVICSLGVLLYSLDSSGIKKSKDS from the exons ATGGATAGTGACAAACAACACCTGCAGATTGAAGAAGATTACAATTTTTATTTAATATCGGAAGGTTACACAAACCCATATAACGAGAATCCACAAGTCGTCAATCTACAGaatatatcattggtcAAAAGAAATAACTTAAACAATATAAGATCAATGGAAACCGCTTCCACTGAGAACACCGTATCGCAAAACGTCGTCAGGACGACAAATGAAGTAACGGAGAACGGTGATAGATTAATGACGGTATCGCTGCCTTATGACGCAGAATGTGATACGGATTATGAAATATCGATCACAGAATCTGCTGGTGATAAAAAAGAAATGCTACAAGACAATGGCAATGATGAGGATAAATCGTTCTGTAAAACACGATATAGGTTATTTCCATTCAATGTAGATTTGCTATTATACATGGTTATATTTGTCATTACTAATTCAGCACAGCCACTTTTAATATGCCTTCTTAGACAAAAAGGAGGTGCTCCTACAGGGAGCTATACATTTTTAATTCCCACCTATCTTGCGATGATATGTGTCGGTACATACCCTACAAAGAAAAGTATATGGGAGGAGTCGTGGAAGTATCCATTCATGCTATCCGGTATGGACATATTGCACCAAGTAATAGAAAAGGCTGGATTAATTTGGTGTGGACCTTCAATATACACCATTGCAGGCAGCACAAACACGATGTTTCTAGCAGTACTGTCTAAGCTAATCCTGAATAAAGATATCACCTTGGTTACCTGGGCATCATTGTCACTTATATCAGGATCAATTGCCGTTAGCGGATTTACACAAATGAATGAAATTACAGCACTGCAGTGTATCGGATTCGTGCTAGTAGTAACAGCGGCATTCGTAAACGCATTAAACTCGATCATCAGCGAGGACATACTCAGGAAAAAGAAAATTGAAGGACCTAACCTAGTGTCTATGATGGGCATTATATCCTTAACCATTTTTGTCATTTGGTCCTTGGTATTCACAATACCGCAGAGGCACGTGCTGTTCAATACAAAAGGGGGTGTTAACCCGTTCGATCTATCG GCAGTAGTCACCCTACTCGTGGTACTTTTCGTGTCCAACTTCTTCAGGTCATCAGTATACTACTATATCATCAAGGAAGCTGGATCTGTCTGCTGTGGAGTCCTAAAGGCTGTAAGAATTGTTGTGGTGGTTGTAGGAAGCCACTTCCTATTCGCTTATACAGATTCGTCACAAGCAATGAACACAAGCAAGATGATATCGTCTGTCATATGTTCCTTAGGTGTGCTACTGTACTCACTAGACAGCTCCGGAATCAAGAAATCAAAGGATAGTTGA
- a CDS encoding Protein AE7, producing the protein MDNANPIIYKSTKTLSTTQPKERLLENEDAKSLFYIDTKLIIDKQETANSETKPTNNIFQPTSTYDEFEVTEIFNIIRNIKDPEYSYTLESLKIVEPENIDIDQENAIVTVKFTPTVPHCSQATIIGLMIYVKLQQSLPLHFKIDVQITEGTHNTEDAINKQLLDKERVAAALENPVLLDMINDGIYNTVEWDDRLISI; encoded by the exons ATGGATAACGCTAATCCAATCATATACAAGTCGACAAAGACACTATCGACTACACAGCCGAAAGAACGATTATTAGAAAATGAAGATGCAAAGTCATTGTTTTATATTGACACAAAACTGATAATTGATAAACAGGAAACAGCCAATAGCGAAACAAAACCAacaaacaatatatttcaaCCAACCTCAACATATGATGAATTTGAAGTCACA GAAATATTCAATATCATTAGGAACATCAAGGATCCAGAATACTCCTACACACTGGAATCACTCAAAATAGTTGAACCGgaaaatatagatatagatCAAGAGAATGCTATCGTAACCGTTAAGTTCACACCAACTGTTCCGCATTGCTCTCAA GCAACCATTATCGGTCTTATGATCTATGTTAAGCTGCAACAAAGCTTGCCGCTTCACTTCAAAATCGACGTGCAAATAACAGAAG GAACTCATAATACAGAAGACGCTATTAACAAGCAATTGTTGGACAAGGAAAGGGTCGCAGCCGCACTGGAAAATCCAGTTCTTCTGGATATGATAAATGATG GAATATACAACACCGTAGAATGGGATGATAGACTTATATCCATCTAA
- a CDS encoding ubiquinone/menaquinone biosynthesis methyltransferases family protein produces MTFIKNVMYRTGNILPNVVPQKTLKSIHTEWRRHATVYDTSFIRGIFSKVANKYDLMNDLMSLGIHRIWKDIFVKETITLFSDINKNIANATLEGNTYDGDTNVKIMDLAGGTGDIAFRILDKMKNIKMKDASGFIIHNPRYRIKPEITVVDPSVEMTDIGRNKAINLGYSNYVSWINASAECLPMEDNTYDIITCAFGVRNFSDREQGLKECYRVLKPGGRLMVLEFSHCENDLPAAIYDRYSEIVIPTLGHYVANDRAAYQYLVDSIRSFPTQEEFADLLIKLNYTMVAYRNLTTGIVAIHSAFKPQ; encoded by the coding sequence ATGACGTTTATCAAAAATGTAATGTACAGAACTGGAAATATTTTACCGAATGTGGTACCGCAAAAGACGCTGAAATCTATCCATACAGAATGGAGGCGTCATGCAACTGTCTACGATACATCATTCATAAGAGGTATATTTAGCAAGGTGGCAAATAAATATGATCTCATGAATGATCTAATGAGTCTAGGAATACACCGCATATGGAAGGATATTTTCGTCAAAGAAACGATAACCTTATTCAGTGacatcaacaaaaatatcgcaaacgCAACCTTAGAAGGAAATACATATGATGGAGATacaaatgttaaaataatgGATCTTGCTGGAGGTACCGGAGATATCGCTTTCAGAATCTTGGATAAGATGAAAAACATTAAAATGAAAGACGCAAGTGGATTTATAATACACAATCCCAGATATAGGATTAAACCGGAAATAACAGTAGTAGATCCATCTGTTGAAATGACAGATATAGGTAGAAATAAAGCTATCAATCTAGGATACAGCAATTATGTTTCTTGGATAAACGCATCAGCTGAATGTTTGCCAATGGAGGATAATACATATGACATTATCACATGTGCATTCGGTGTACGTAACTTTAGTGATAGGGAACAGGGTTTAAAAGAATGTTATAGAGTCCTGAAACCTGGTGGAAGGCTTATGGTATTGGAATTTAGCCATTGCGAAAATGATCTCCCAGCAGCAATATATGACCGGTATTCAGAAATTGTTATACCCACTCTGGGACATTACGTGGCTAATGATAGAGCCGCTTATCAATACCTAGTAGACTCGATTAGGAGCTTCCCGACACAGGAGGAATTTGCAGATCTCCTTATTAAATTGAACTACACAATGGTCGCTTACCGCAACCTCACAACAGGAATAGTTGCAATACACTCGGCATTTAAGCCACAGTAA
- a CDS encoding Peptidase C78 family protein: MVLQCSLSLFSSSKGESIQQIAKRSARYLYKINDTDESNIWICSFRNCSTSSKYSLHNYLEFCGILALGEWADEDIVKIVPTEYDNRLLHVFKWDCVDNSDSFLDTVSYYTLQNNTDLKKQSLDDVVWVENDLVEIERRGYTLIAATLLLNVALPLEQDVELNPDVLGRKQVDLLPNEIKTALIQFMNQNVYDLLNMDNDNLAVDITDVPYKKDVCNNIATGYTHLGFGTNSGYNKHVFVHVTEETDDVCGVQFVIQTTCLVHERVTSDEPYNIVIEASLEALKCRFQQDFGVPNICSSINVYVAPGTTKLEDAAETETHNKPNKTKSNSKGGKNAKGKSASQRNRKPLSNKTPIKEDVLVELIKSGGPFEITLGNSKINIHLNMTLDKSSGRINVTKESGVTGNNEEIPERIVVNIVTKAFLPDLGSVGMIPFGGITTNLFDLLGSPNEHVLDEDPATNLKMILPAKELLDQSVLISPHENNAMFPQWISNKTGKATLVKGYYQYYHYMLGGINDSGWGCCYRSIQMVISWYALQYRTLKTVPTHAEIQKYLKEKDPSHEDMVIGSNKWIGTVEAGYFINWYLNYDTKTFYLSDVTEFRNYNILIAKHFDTVGSPIIMGAGMYAYVIIGICIGATSNDVAYLIADPHYVGDDNVKNIQTKGAVAWKKLDFISKAANGSFINLCCPLLDTYEK; the protein is encoded by the exons atggtTCTTCAATGCAGCTTGAGCTTGTTTTCAAGCTCCAAGGGAGAATCTATACAACAAATTGCCAAGCGCTCGGCAAGATATCTCTACAAAATAAACGATACTGACGAAAGTAACATATGGATATGTTCATTCAGAAACTGTTCTACTAGCTCTAAAT aTTCATTGCATAACTACTTGGAGTTCTGCGGTATTTTAGCGCTTGGGGAATGGGCCGATGAAGATATAGTGAAAATAGTACCGACGGAATATGATAATCGTCTCTTGCACGTTTTCAAGTGGGATTGtgtagacaatagtgactcATTTCTAGATACGGTTAGCTATTACACTTTGCAGAATAACACAGATTTGAAGAAGCAGTCGTTGGACGATGTGGTCTGG GTGGAGAACGATCTGGTAGAAATAGAACGTCGTGGGTACACCCTTATCGCAGCTACATTGCTGCTCAATGTGGCATTGCCTTTAGAACAGGATGTTGAACTCAACCCTGATGTATTAGGACGCAAACAAGTGGATCTACTACCCAACGAAATAAAAACAGCATTGATCCAATTCATGAACCAAAATGTTTACGATTTACTAAATATGGATAATGATAATCTGGCCGTTGACATAACTGATGTACCGTATAAAAAGGATGTCTGTAACAATATTGCAACTGGTTATACTCATCTAGGATTTGGTACGAATAGTGGATATAACAAACACGTTTTCGTCCATGTTACAGAAGAAACAGATGATGTCTGTGGTGTACAATTCGTCATACAAACTACCTGCCTTGTGCATGAACGGGTTACATCAGATGaaccatataatatagtaatagaagCATCTTTGGAAGCCTTGAAATGTAGATTTCAACAGGATTTTGGAGTACCTAATATTTGCAGCTCCATTAATGTATACGTGGCACCCGGCACAACAAAATTAGAGGATGCCGCCGAAACGGAAACTCATAATAAACCAAATAAGACAAAAAGCAATTCCAAAGGAGGAAAGAATGCGAAAGGCAAATCAGCATCACAAAGAAATAGGAAACCACTATCCAACAAAACACCAATCAAGGAAGATGTTCTGGTTGAACTAATAAAAAGTGGTGGTCCATTTGAAATAACATTAGGGAATTCtaaaataaatattcatttaAATATGACCTTGGACAAATCATCAGGTCGCATTAATGTGACGAAGGAATCGGGAGTTACGGGAAATAATGAAGAAATCCCAGAACGGATTGTAGTTAATATTGTTACCAAAGCGTTTTTACCAGATTTGGGTTCAGTTGGTATGATTCCATTTGGAGGAATCACTACCAACTTGTTTGACTTACTAGGGTCACCCAATGAACACGTATTAGATGAGGACCCAGCAACGAACCTCAAAATGATACTACCAGCAAAAGAGTTACTAGACCAAAGTGTACTGATATCG CCGCATGAAAATAATGCAATGTTTCCACAATGGATCAGCAACAAAACAGGAAAAGCAACACTTGTCAAAGGTTACTACCAGTATTATCACTACATGCTA GGTGGCATTAACGATAGTGGCTGGGGATGCTGTTACAGATCCATACAAATGGTAATCAGCTGGTACGCATTACAGTACAGGACGCTTAAAACAGTGCCAACACATGCAGAAATACAAAAGTACTTAAAGGAAAAGGATCCTTCACACGAGGATATGGTTATTGGTAGCAATAAATGGATAGGAACAGTGGAAGCAGGATACTTCATCAACTGGTACCTCAACTACGACACGAAAACCTTCTACCTGAGTGATGTAACGGAATTCAGAAATTATAACATACTCATCGCAAAACATTTCGATACCGTAGGATCACCAATCATCATGGGAGCTGGAATGTACGCATATGTAATCATCGGAATATGCATAGGCGCAACCTCCA ATGATGTCGCTTATCTTATCGCCGATCCACATTATGTTGGAGATGACAACGTCAAGAATATACAAACTAAAGGAGCTGTGGCATGGAAGAAGTTAGATTTCATTTCAAAAGCAGCAAATGGAAGCTTCATTAACCTTTGCTGCCCGCTCTTAGATACATATGAAAAGTGA